From one Candidatus Amarolinea dominans genomic stretch:
- a CDS encoding RHS repeat-associated core domain-containing protein, which produces MSGSVTASYVYDADGNRVKETIAGVTRVFVGNYYELDNGTVKKYYYAGATRVAENSGGVLYYLLTDHLGSTALTLNSSGTRQTELRYYPFGAARYNAGNQVTTYRFTGQRWDSGTALYFYQSRWYDPLIGRFLAADTIVPQPQNPQNLNRYSYVGNQPLGFIDPSGHAAICGTSADDGCGGIDALQSIEMQLRQGRLDPIGAKQAYYQYYLAHPGENAGAYQPLNPTEEFNGIISTGYAQAQAELGAANLGGLALGAATTNGVIFEAMSGYGGNAALGMMAMVGGIGTGGSICLNCGTVKPDLARSSGKLRIDPDGASVYCTNCLQNGQTQAGPNKYWVKSFESYESEALQTDLGLPEYTPQHGRPGHFSVFQGGPTDENSSLWQRLNQFIRTPKPMRWP; this is translated from the coding sequence ATGTCCGGCAGTGTCACGGCCAGCTATGTGTACGACGCGGACGGCAACCGGGTCAAGGAGACCATCGCCGGCGTCACGCGCGTCTTCGTCGGCAATTACTACGAACTGGACAACGGGACGGTCAAGAAGTATTATTACGCTGGTGCGACCCGTGTGGCCGAGAACAGCGGCGGTGTGCTCTACTACCTGCTGACGGATCATCTCGGCTCCACCGCGCTGACGCTGAACAGCAGCGGCACCCGTCAAACCGAGTTGCGCTACTATCCCTTTGGTGCGGCGCGTTACAACGCCGGCAACCAGGTGACGACCTACCGTTTCACCGGTCAGCGTTGGGATAGCGGCACGGCGTTGTATTTCTACCAGTCCCGCTGGTACGACCCGCTCATCGGGCGATTTCTGGCCGCGGATACGATCGTTCCTCAGCCGCAAAATCCGCAGAATCTGAACCGGTACAGCTACGTCGGGAATCAACCTCTCGGGTTCATCGATCCAAGCGGACACGCAGCCATATGTGGAACAAGTGCAGATGATGGTTGTGGCGGCATAGATGCGCTCCAAAGCATTGAAATGCAACTGCGGCAAGGAAGACTGGATCCAATCGGCGCCAAGCAAGCGTATTATCAGTATTACCTGGCGCACCCTGGCGAGAACGCAGGCGCCTATCAGCCACTCAACCCAACTGAAGAATTCAACGGCATCATCTCGACCGGGTATGCGCAAGCTCAAGCGGAATTGGGCGCAGCAAACCTTGGCGGGTTGGCGCTGGGCGCTGCCACCACCAATGGCGTAATCTTTGAGGCGATGTCCGGTTATGGGGGGAATGCGGCTCTTGGGATGATGGCAATGGTGGGGGGGATTGGGACAGGAGGATCAATATGTCTGAATTGTGGGACGGTTAAGCCAGACCTCGCCCGTAGCAGCGGTAAGCTACGAATTGATCCCGATGGCGCATCCGTGTATTGTACGAACTGCCTACAGAACGGCCAAACACAAGCGGGGCCCAATAAATACTGGGTCAAGTCCTTCGAGAGCTATGAGAGCGAGGCACTCCAGACTGATCTAGGTTTGCCCGAATACACGCCGCAACATGGCAGGCCTGGGCACTTCTCCGTGTTCCAGGGAGGACCGACCGATGAAAACTCATCGTTGTGGCAACGTCTGAATCAGTTCATTAGGACACCAAAGCCCATGCGCTGGCCTTAG
- a CDS encoding RHS repeat-associated core domain-containing protein: MNATASTTSIGSYVYGASSPGNCRAGTQATKPHAVQQAGSSNVYSYNCNGNMTGRTVGGVAYTLVYDAENRLQQVKQGSTVLASYTYDADGNRVKADFGGSVTVYVGAYYEKTTSGSSTTITKYYQAGGQRIALRVNGVVRWLTTDHLGSTALTVSETGGRLSEIRYKPWGESRYTFGATPTQRRFTGQVLDEVAGGLYFYNARYYDPALGRFTQADTLVPQPQNPQSLNRYSYALNNSVRFSDPQPL; the protein is encoded by the coding sequence ATGAATGCCACGGCGAGCACGACTAGCATAGGGAGCTATGTGTACGGTGCGTCGTCGCCGGGGAATTGTCGGGCGGGGACGCAGGCGACGAAGCCGCATGCGGTGCAGCAGGCGGGCAGCAGCAACGTCTACAGCTACAACTGCAACGGCAACATGACCGGGCGCACGGTGGGCGGCGTGGCCTACACCCTGGTCTACGATGCGGAGAACCGCTTGCAGCAGGTGAAGCAGGGAAGCACGGTGTTGGCCAGCTATACCTATGATGCGGATGGCAACCGGGTGAAGGCCGACTTCGGCGGCAGCGTGACGGTCTATGTCGGCGCCTACTACGAGAAGACGACATCCGGCAGCAGCACGACGATCACGAAGTATTACCAGGCGGGCGGTCAGCGCATCGCACTGCGGGTCAACGGGGTGGTGCGCTGGCTGACGACCGATCACCTGGGCAGCACGGCGCTGACAGTCAGTGAGACCGGCGGCCGGCTGTCGGAGATTCGCTACAAGCCGTGGGGCGAGAGCCGCTACACCTTCGGCGCGACGCCGACGCAGCGCCGCTTCACCGGCCAGGTGCTGGACGAGGTGGCGGGCGGGTTGTATTTCTACAACGCCAGATACTACGACCCGGCGCTGGGAAGGTTCACTCAGGCCGATACGCTGGTTCCCCAGCCTCAAAATCCGCAAAGTCTGAACCGTTACAGCTATGCCCTGAATAATTCTGTCAGGTTTAGCGACCCTCAGCCATTATGA
- a CDS encoding serine/threonine-protein phosphatase — MELQIAAAKTGKYASRESGDTLEMTERPHGGVSLVLADGQRSGRSAKIISNLVVRKTIALLAEGARDGVAARAAHDYLRTHRRGQVSAELHIVSIDLATNTIVVSRNSQCPALVVRGAEITLLDQPSQVIGIYPNTKPVIAELPVEPGLTLVVFTDGIWSAGHRHGQPLDLLGVLRLHLQDAPSPTTAQGLADAILTESIRLDQGRPDDDMSVLVIQIVPYTRADDARRLFVSFPLPQG, encoded by the coding sequence ATGGAACTACAGATTGCCGCCGCCAAAACCGGAAAGTACGCCAGCCGTGAGAGCGGCGACACCCTGGAGATGACCGAGCGACCGCACGGCGGGGTATCCCTGGTCCTGGCCGACGGGCAGCGCAGCGGGCGCAGCGCCAAGATCATCAGCAACCTGGTGGTGCGCAAGACCATTGCCCTGTTGGCCGAAGGCGCGCGCGATGGCGTGGCCGCCCGTGCCGCGCACGACTATTTGCGCACCCATCGTCGCGGCCAGGTGTCTGCCGAGTTGCACATCGTCTCGATTGACCTGGCGACGAATACGATCGTGGTTTCGCGCAACAGTCAGTGCCCGGCCCTGGTGGTGCGCGGCGCGGAAATCACCCTGCTCGATCAGCCCAGCCAGGTGATTGGCATCTATCCCAACACCAAGCCGGTGATTGCCGAGCTGCCTGTCGAGCCAGGCCTGACCCTGGTGGTTTTCACCGATGGCATCTGGTCCGCGGGCCACCGGCATGGACAGCCACTCGATTTGCTGGGCGTGCTGCGCTTGCACTTGCAGGACGCGCCATCGCCGACCACGGCCCAGGGCCTGGCGGATGCCATTCTGACTGAAAGCATCCGCCTGGATCAGGGGCGCCCGGACGACGACATGAGCGTCCTGGTGATTCAGATTGTGCCCTACACCCGCGCTGATGACGCCCGCCGTCTGTTCGTTAGTTTTCCCTTGCCGCAAGGCTGA
- the hisH gene encoding imidazole glycerol phosphate synthase subunit HisH translates to MIALIDYGVGNLRSVAKALEHIGAPVQIVQQPHDLAGAEGIILPGVGAFGDAAATFRQAGFEQPLLAAVRAGTPLLGICVGLQLLFDTSEEMGRHRGLGIFPGIVTRFADGMTVTHNGARHLLKVPQIGWNQIHHDHTHPLLAGVPSGSYAYFVHSYYCAPADPRLVVATTDYGLDFASICGGRFGQGEVWGVQFHPEKSQAIGLRILHNFVDWAQASGRRRMNSGRRGVSPQGRPAPTGPAPTQARFQSLGWACGGAQS, encoded by the coding sequence ATGATCGCTTTGATTGATTACGGCGTGGGCAATCTGCGCAGCGTGGCCAAAGCCCTGGAGCATATCGGCGCGCCGGTGCAGATCGTTCAGCAGCCGCACGATCTCGCCGGCGCCGAGGGCATCATCTTGCCCGGCGTCGGCGCGTTTGGCGACGCGGCCGCCACCTTCCGCCAGGCCGGCTTCGAGCAGCCGCTGCTGGCCGCGGTCCGCGCAGGTACCCCCTTGCTCGGCATCTGTGTCGGTTTGCAACTGCTGTTCGACACCAGCGAGGAGATGGGCCGCCATCGCGGTCTGGGCATCTTCCCTGGCATCGTCACCCGCTTCGCCGATGGCATGACCGTGACGCACAACGGTGCGCGCCACCTGCTCAAGGTGCCGCAGATCGGCTGGAATCAGATCCATCACGATCACACCCATCCCCTGCTGGCCGGTGTGCCCAGCGGCAGTTACGCCTACTTTGTTCATTCCTACTACTGCGCGCCCGCCGACCCCCGGCTTGTCGTCGCCACCACCGACTATGGCCTTGACTTTGCCTCTATCTGCGGCGGCCGCTTTGGTCAGGGCGAGGTGTGGGGAGTGCAGTTCCACCCGGAAAAGAGTCAGGCCATCGGGCTGCGCATCCTGCACAATTTTGTGGATTGGGCACAGGCATCTGGCCGCCGCCGAATGAATTCGGGGCGAAGGGGCGTTTCGCCGCAAGGTCGGCCTGCGCCGACCGGCCCTGCGCCCACGCAGGCGCGATTTCAATCGCTCGGCTGGGCGTGCGGCGGCGCGCAGTCATGA
- the secF gene encoding protein translocase subunit SecF: MLNIVGKRYWYFGLSLLIIIPGLISLILFGLRLSIDFTGGALWQLHFTQPTVAIQPADVKGIFSAAGFDEAVVQTSKTTTADDTIIVRTKPIDAAQKAILQTSLTARYGEFIEQRFDNVGPAVGAEVTRNAGIAVALAAIAILIYVSIAFRKVPNPIRYGTCAIIALVHDALVVLGLMSLAGHFLGWEVDSLFLTALLTVIGFSVHDTIVVFDRIRENIGRYRSQDFETIVNRSIIETLDRSINTQLTVLFTLTALALLGGVTVRIFVITLLIGILSGTYSSIFNASPLLVAWENGEFGDFVRRLTGNRAAKTA, translated from the coding sequence ATGCTGAATATCGTTGGAAAACGTTACTGGTATTTCGGTTTGTCGTTGCTCATCATCATACCAGGTCTGATCTCGCTGATCCTGTTTGGCCTGCGCCTGTCCATTGACTTTACCGGCGGCGCGCTGTGGCAACTGCACTTCACGCAGCCCACCGTCGCCATCCAACCGGCCGATGTCAAAGGCATCTTCAGCGCGGCCGGGTTCGATGAGGCCGTGGTGCAGACATCCAAGACTACCACCGCGGATGACACGATCATCGTCCGCACCAAGCCGATTGACGCCGCACAGAAGGCGATTTTGCAAACCAGCCTGACCGCGCGCTACGGCGAATTCATCGAACAGCGATTCGACAACGTCGGTCCGGCCGTGGGCGCAGAAGTGACGCGCAACGCCGGCATCGCGGTGGCTCTGGCCGCCATCGCCATCCTGATCTACGTCTCGATTGCGTTTCGCAAGGTGCCCAACCCCATTCGCTACGGCACCTGCGCCATCATCGCCCTCGTCCACGACGCACTGGTTGTGCTTGGCCTGATGTCGCTGGCCGGCCACTTCCTGGGTTGGGAGGTTGATTCGCTCTTCCTGACCGCGCTACTCACCGTCATCGGCTTCTCGGTCCATGATACCATCGTGGTGTTCGACCGCATCCGTGAGAACATCGGCCGCTACCGCAGCCAGGATTTCGAAACCATCGTCAATCGCAGCATCATCGAAACCCTCGATCGTTCCATCAACACGCAGTTGACGGTGCTCTTCACGCTGACGGCCCTGGCGCTCCTGGGCGGCGTTACCGTGCGCATCTTCGTCATCACCCTGCTGATTGGCATCCTGAGCGGCACCTACTCCTCCATTTTCAACGCCAGCCCGCTGCTGGTGGCGTGGGAAAACGGCGAGTTTGGTGACTTCGTGCGGCGTCTGACCGGCAATCGCGCGGCCAAAACCGCCTGA
- a CDS encoding HD domain-containing protein: MLGTIDFSVSFSPVAQQAIAWLQAQHVEGWLVGGTVRDLLLHRPAHDLDLAVPSGGLRLAKRLADALGAAFFPLDAARDVGRAVLTEPDGSQTFVDVALLRGPSLAADLHLRDFTLNALALDIQNLDAGVIDVTGGLDDLSHRLLRVASGLSFRNDPLRILRGVRQALAFDLTWDAASLALARSHVNGLDLVAAERIRDELNRSFVYSRADLAVRQLDDIGALAIVLPEIKALQGVTQAGPHRLDVFDHSLEVLRWMQTILRWSELADSPLSPEAQIAELLFPFDRALGAYLAQTVDQGHSRAGLLVWSALLHDIGKPATRQVDAAGAVTFDGHEALSGRLATSLLQRLAFSAEAVRLVARTCTEHRRAGALAGLIAGQPDRRQVYRFFAGAHPVGVEAALFSLADHLGAWGLELIPERWQARRRLVGTLLTAFFEQHAEQVQPTLLLDGREIMAELGLSPGPQVGALLAQLREEQAAGVINTAAAAWEFVRTVCS, translated from the coding sequence ATGTTGGGAACTATTGATTTCAGCGTCTCTTTCAGCCCTGTGGCTCAGCAGGCCATCGCCTGGCTGCAAGCGCAGCATGTTGAAGGCTGGCTGGTCGGCGGCACGGTGCGTGACCTGCTCCTGCACCGGCCTGCGCACGACCTTGATCTGGCAGTGCCCAGCGGCGGCCTGCGCCTGGCCAAGCGCCTGGCAGACGCGCTGGGCGCTGCCTTTTTCCCGCTCGACGCCGCGCGCGACGTGGGCCGCGCCGTGCTGACGGAGCCGGACGGCAGTCAGACCTTCGTGGATGTGGCGCTCTTGCGCGGCCCCAGCCTGGCAGCCGACCTGCACCTGCGCGATTTCACCCTCAACGCCCTGGCCCTCGACATCCAGAACCTCGACGCCGGCGTGATTGACGTCACCGGCGGGCTCGACGATTTGTCGCACCGTCTTCTTCGTGTAGCCAGTGGGTTATCGTTTCGGAATGATCCTTTGCGCATCCTGCGCGGTGTGCGCCAGGCGCTGGCTTTCGATCTGACCTGGGATGCGGCCAGCCTGGCGCTGGCGCGCAGCCACGTGAACGGCCTCGATCTGGTGGCTGCTGAGCGCATTCGTGATGAGTTGAATCGCTCTTTCGTGTATTCAAGGGCTGATCTGGCGGTGCGTCAGTTGGACGACATCGGTGCGCTGGCAATCGTGCTACCCGAAATCAAGGCCCTGCAAGGCGTGACCCAGGCCGGACCGCACCGGCTGGATGTTTTCGATCACTCGCTGGAGGTGCTGCGCTGGATGCAGACCATCCTGCGCTGGTCCGAGTTGGCGGATTCGCCTTTATCGCCAGAAGCGCAGATTGCCGAACTACTGTTCCCCTTCGATCGCGCCCTGGGCGCTTACCTGGCGCAGACCGTGGATCAAGGGCACAGCCGCGCCGGCCTGCTCGTGTGGTCGGCCCTGCTGCACGACATCGGCAAGCCGGCCACGCGCCAGGTGGACGCCGCCGGCGCCGTCACCTTCGACGGTCATGAGGCGCTGAGCGGTCGCCTGGCCACATCGCTGCTGCAGCGCCTGGCTTTCAGCGCAGAGGCGGTGCGCCTGGTTGCCCGCACCTGCACCGAGCACCGCCGCGCCGGCGCGCTGGCCGGTCTGATCGCCGGCCAGCCGGACCGCCGCCAGGTGTACCGCTTCTTTGCCGGCGCCCATCCGGTGGGGGTGGAAGCGGCGCTCTTTTCGCTGGCCGATCACCTCGGCGCCTGGGGCCTTGAGTTGATTCCCGAACGCTGGCAGGCGCGCCGCCGCCTGGTCGGGACCCTCCTGACCGCCTTCTTCGAGCAGCATGCCGAACAGGTGCAGCCGACGCTGCTGCTCGACGGCCGGGAGATCATGGCCGAACTAGGACTGTCACCCGGGCCCCAGGTCGGCGCGCTGCTGGCGCAATTGCGAGAGGAACAGGCGGCCGGCGTCATCAACACCGCGGCCGCGGCGTGGGAGTTCGTGCGCACCGTATGTTCTTAA
- a CDS encoding RHS repeat-associated core domain-containing protein, whose product MKQQLSSALGSGASQKQCFSYDGLNRLTAGFTGDTNCAAYLGVGNGPFEEQYTYFANGNLDHKKIVQPTNQDNAYLYAAPVSGCTAGTLATKPHAVRQAGSNVYSYDCNGNMTGRTVGGVTYTLVYDAENRLQQVKQGSTVLASYTYDADGNRVKADFGGSVTVYVGAYYEKTTSGSSTTITKYYQAGGQRIALRVNGVVRWLATDHLGSTALTASETGGRMSEIRYKPWGESRYTFGATPTQRRFTGQVLDEVAGGLYFYNARYYDPALGRFTQADTLVPQPQNPQSLNRYSYALNNSVRFSDPSGHYECEGAVNCNGPDPVLPSAPPSTPPLLCTASVAPQYQGPVYRATPDYAPDDGWILKFRIHGDADLRLEYVHVSSYATRGTLPAAVAGEYRTVYVFDDGVTRVQCARRAGSCHFAGVPGGERRRRCARTTLPRSGCRSGMGKVDSERLHRWHMGQRRATSGRLGQSVADQGSAMMSRTWNYRWRRGFGLAGLFFMLPNGNWVCRREVRLRAQLPQKPLSIASSVAWWMRPIYPLDGVYAPLARLGIPTAPFSRGIETTRGRNVVPCHSSGRDSKCICTLTKSRAERHFRNW is encoded by the coding sequence GTGAAGCAGCAGCTCAGCAGTGCATTGGGGAGCGGCGCCAGCCAGAAGCAGTGCTTCAGCTACGATGGGCTGAATCGGTTGACGGCGGGGTTCACCGGCGACACGAACTGTGCGGCCTATCTCGGCGTCGGCAATGGACCATTCGAAGAGCAGTACACCTACTTTGCCAATGGCAACCTGGATCACAAGAAGATCGTACAGCCCACCAATCAGGATAACGCTTATCTCTACGCTGCGCCGGTCAGCGGCTGCACGGCGGGGACGCTGGCGACGAAGCCGCATGCGGTGCGGCAGGCGGGCAGCAACGTCTACAGCTACGACTGCAACGGCAACATGACCGGGCGCACGGTGGGCGGCGTGACCTACACGCTGGTCTACGATGCGGAGAACCGGCTGCAGCAGGTGAAGCAGGGAAGCACGGTGTTGGCCAGCTATACCTATGATGCGGATGGCAACCGGGTGAAGGCCGACTTCGGCGGCAGCGTGACGGTCTATGTCGGCGCCTACTACGAGAAGACAACGAGCGGCAGCAGCACGACGATCACGAAGTATTACCAGGCCGGCGGTCAGCGCATTGCGCTGCGGGTCAACGGGGTGGTGCGCTGGCTGGCGACCGATCATCTCGGCAGCACGGCGCTGACAGCCAGTGAGACCGGCGGCCGGATGTCGGAGATTCGCTACAAGCCGTGGGGCGAGAGCCGCTACACCTTCGGCGCGACGCCGACGCAGCGCCGCTTCACCGGGCAGGTGCTGGATGAGGTGGCGGGCGGGTTGTATTTCTACAATGCGAGATACTACGACCCGGCGCTGGGGAGGTTCACTCAGGCCGATACGCTGGTTCCCCAGCCTCAAAATCCGCAAAGTCTGAACCGTTACAGCTATGCCCTGAATAATTCTGTCAGGTTTAGCGACCCCTCGGGCCATTATGAATGTGAGGGGGCTGTCAACTGCAACGGACCTGACCCTGTGCTGCCATCGGCGCCGCCGTCAACGCCACCGCTCTTATGCACCGCTTCTGTGGCCCCGCAATATCAGGGACCGGTTTACCGCGCCACTCCAGACTATGCACCAGATGATGGCTGGATTCTCAAATTTCGCATTCACGGCGATGCCGATCTGCGGCTGGAATATGTGCATGTTTCTTCTTATGCCACGCGAGGCACACTACCGGCAGCGGTAGCCGGTGAATACCGAACAGTCTACGTGTTCGATGATGGGGTAACTCGGGTTCAGTGCGCCCGGCGTGCGGGTTCTTGCCACTTCGCAGGCGTACCTGGTGGAGAAAGGCGGCGCAGATGCGCTCGGACAACTCTACCTCGGTCAGGATGCCGCTCTGGAATGGGAAAAGTGGATTCCGAGCGGCTACATCGGTGGCACATGGGTCAGCGGCGCGCGACAAGCGGCCGCCTGGGCCAATCAGTGGCCGATCAAGGTAGTGCCATGATGAGCCGAACCTGGAACTACCGATGGCGCCGTGGATTTGGCTTGGCTGGGTTGTTCTTCATGCTTCCAAATGGCAACTGGGTGTGTCGCCGCGAGGTCCGTTTGCGGGCACAACTCCCACAGAAACCCCTATCAATCGCATCGAGCGTGGCATGGTGGATGCGACCGATCTACCCTCTGGATGGAGTCTACGCTCCACTGGCGCGCCTCGGAATTCCAACGGCGCCATTCTCGCGCGGTATCGAGACTACCAGGGGCCGCAACGTAGTGCCATGCCATTCGTCAGGACGGGACAGCAAATGTATCTGTACTCTAACGAAATCGAGAGCCGAGAGGCATTTCAGAAACTGGTAA
- a CDS encoding MFS transporter codes for MAPSPRHIGLWRQPDFLKLWVGQTVSELCSRITRDGLPLVAVLVLGASPGQMGALAASAALPVLTIGLFAGAWVDRLRRRPLMIVTDLVRALILLSVPLAAAFGFLDMSLLYAVVLFSSICTVLFDSAYHAYLPTLVTREHLIEGNSRLALSSSLAEVLGPGLAGVLVQALTAPVAILVDSLSFVVSAFSLAAIRQPEIMPAAPAERQPIGHEIIEGLAAVWHEPALRALALSSGTRSFFGNFIGVLYALYAIRELGFGAAALGLTIAMGGVGDLLGALLAQPAVQRFGLRRTLIGATLLGGLISLLVPLARGPLGLAIAMLMTSQLLGDGLRSIFSIHEISLRQAITPDRLLGRVSASMNLTAGGIGPLGALVGGFLGGALGIRPTLALAALGGGILSAFWLLRLPATVDDENH; via the coding sequence GTGGCGCCGTCGCCTCGCCATATCGGGCTGTGGCGTCAGCCCGATTTCCTCAAACTGTGGGTCGGTCAAACCGTCTCCGAGCTTTGCTCTCGCATCACGCGCGATGGCCTGCCGCTGGTCGCGGTGCTCGTTCTGGGCGCTTCGCCCGGGCAGATGGGCGCGCTGGCGGCATCGGCCGCACTGCCTGTGCTCACCATTGGCCTGTTTGCCGGCGCCTGGGTGGATCGCCTGCGGCGGCGGCCCCTGATGATCGTCACCGACCTGGTCCGCGCCCTCATTCTGCTCAGCGTACCGTTGGCCGCGGCCTTTGGTTTCCTCGATATGAGTCTGCTCTACGCCGTCGTGCTGTTCAGCAGCATTTGCACCGTGCTTTTCGACAGCGCCTATCATGCCTACTTGCCAACGCTGGTGACGCGTGAACACCTCATCGAAGGCAACAGCCGACTGGCCTTGAGCAGCTCGCTGGCCGAAGTGCTGGGGCCGGGCCTGGCCGGCGTCCTGGTGCAGGCGCTGACCGCGCCCGTCGCCATCCTGGTGGACAGCCTTTCTTTTGTCGTATCTGCCTTTTCGCTGGCCGCCATTCGCCAGCCGGAGATCATGCCCGCGGCGCCGGCCGAACGCCAGCCCATCGGCCATGAGATCATCGAAGGGCTGGCCGCGGTCTGGCATGAACCGGCCTTGCGCGCCCTGGCCTTGAGCAGCGGCACGCGCAGCTTTTTCGGCAACTTCATCGGCGTTCTCTACGCCCTGTATGCCATCCGCGAACTGGGTTTTGGCGCGGCCGCGTTGGGTCTGACCATCGCCATGGGCGGGGTTGGCGATCTCCTGGGCGCGCTGCTGGCTCAGCCCGCGGTGCAGCGGTTTGGACTGAGACGCACGCTCATCGGCGCAACGCTCCTGGGCGGCCTCATCTCGCTCCTCGTTCCTTTGGCTCGCGGACCGCTCGGCCTAGCCATCGCCATGCTGATGACCTCGCAGCTCCTGGGTGACGGGCTGCGCTCCATCTTCAGCATCCATGAGATCAGTCTGCGCCAAGCCATCACGCCCGACCGCCTGCTGGGCCGCGTGAGCGCCAGCATGAATCTCACGGCGGGCGGCATCGGCCCATTGGGCGCGCTGGTCGGCGGGTTCCTGGGCGGCGCCCTGGGCATTCGCCCCACCCTGGCGCTTGCCGCGCTCGGCGGCGGCATTCTGAGCGCCTTCTGGCTGCTGCGCCTGCCGGCAACGGTGGATGACGAGAATCATTGA
- the hisF gene encoding imidazole glycerol phosphate synthase subunit HisF, translating into MLAKRIIPCLDVKDGRVVKGINFLNLRDAGDPVAQAQVYDTEGADELVFLDITATHEGREITRQVVRAVADTVFIPLTVGGGLRSVDDLRAMLLAGADKTAINSAAVRNPGLITDGARRFGSQCIVVAIDARLAPEARPDAGEPHWEVVVNGGRVPTGLDLGTWAREVERRGAGEILLTSMDADGTQAGFDLRMLQAVTATVSIPVIASGGAGSLAHFYDALTVGGAEAALAASLFHYNTLTIGQVKAYLRQRGVAVR; encoded by the coding sequence ATGTTAGCCAAGCGCATCATCCCCTGCCTGGATGTCAAAGATGGGCGCGTGGTCAAAGGTATCAACTTCCTCAACCTGCGCGACGCGGGCGATCCGGTGGCGCAGGCGCAGGTCTATGATACCGAAGGGGCCGATGAGTTGGTCTTCCTGGACATTACCGCCACCCATGAGGGCCGTGAAATCACCCGGCAGGTGGTGCGCGCGGTGGCTGACACCGTCTTCATCCCGTTGACCGTGGGCGGCGGTCTGCGCAGCGTGGACGACCTGCGCGCGATGCTCCTGGCCGGCGCGGACAAGACCGCCATCAACTCGGCCGCGGTGCGCAACCCCGGCCTGATTACCGACGGCGCGCGGCGCTTTGGCAGCCAGTGCATCGTGGTGGCCATTGATGCGCGCCTGGCGCCTGAGGCGCGGCCGGATGCTGGCGAACCCCACTGGGAGGTGGTGGTCAACGGCGGCCGTGTGCCCACCGGGCTGGACCTGGGAACCTGGGCGCGAGAGGTCGAGCGCCGCGGCGCGGGCGAGATCCTGCTCACTTCGATGGACGCCGACGGCACCCAGGCCGGTTTCGATCTGCGCATGCTGCAAGCCGTGACCGCGACCGTTTCCATTCCGGTCATCGCCTCCGGCGGCGCGGGCAGCCTGGCCCATTTTTACGATGCCCTAACCGTTGGCGGCGCTGAGGCTGCGCTGGCTGCGTCGCTCTTTCATTATAATACGCTGACGATCGGTCAGGTCAAGGCGTATCTGCGCCAGCGCGGCGTGGCGGTGCGCTGA
- the hisI gene encoding phosphoribosyl-AMP cyclohydrolase has protein sequence MRDTTLTALDPEPLSLDALLAQTPGALLAVVVQDALTGAVLMVAYANAEAIRLTLATGEAWFWSRSRQELWRKGATSGNTMRVVEILADCDADALLYRVEPAGPACHTGAHTCFFRRLEVTSWVR, from the coding sequence ATGAGAGACACCACGCTGACCGCTCTCGATCCGGAACCGCTGAGCCTGGACGCGCTGCTGGCCCAGACGCCGGGCGCACTGCTGGCGGTGGTGGTGCAGGACGCACTGACCGGCGCTGTGCTGATGGTGGCCTACGCCAATGCCGAGGCCATCCGCCTGACCCTGGCGACGGGCGAGGCCTGGTTTTGGAGCCGCAGCCGCCAGGAACTGTGGCGCAAGGGTGCAACCTCCGGTAACACCATGCGCGTGGTGGAGATCCTGGCGGATTGCGACGCCGACGCCCTGCTCTACCGCGTCGAACCGGCCGGCCCCGCCTGCCACACCGGCGCGCACACCTGCTTTTTTCGCAGACTTGAGGTGACTTCATGGGTCAGGTAA
- a CDS encoding BrnT family toxin, protein MQYNFEWDTAKAKKNLRDHKVSFERASQVFADPFMLSIGDEVMNMKEEYDFSGGVRGRFYRPNVHLNLPVYLDDDIAEFVQKYAQQKKVDVQTVVNRILRSNKEMLQALQ, encoded by the coding sequence GTGCAATACAATTTCGAATGGGACACGGCAAAAGCAAAAAAGAACCTGCGTGATCACAAGGTCAGCTTTGAGCGCGCCTCTCAGGTTTTTGCTGACCCTTTCATGCTCTCTATCGGAGACGAGGTGATGAATATGAAAGAGGAATACGATTTCTCAGGCGGAGTGCGCGGCAGGTTTTATCGTCCGAACGTTCATCTGAATCTCCCGGTTTATTTGGATGACGATATCGCCGAATTTGTCCAGAAATATGCGCAGCAGAAAAAGGTGGATGTGCAGACAGTCGTCAACCGAATCCTGCGCAGCAATAAGGAAATGCTTCAGGCACTTCAATAG